Proteins from a genomic interval of Caulobacter sp. NIBR1757:
- a CDS encoding tyrosine-type recombinase/integrase, whose amino-acid sequence MAVVNLTEARIRDLPAGSGIWRDEQVKGLMVVCHKTTKTYAVQGDVRRNGRHIRTVRVKIDRCDRIGLRDARGRAKALMSQIQSGVDPSAGPDETGITLKQALDAHLSEKTFSPATSESYRYHVDKYLVRFRSRAVTDISRAEVREIYDQLKKQRGQTTASCAMRTLRAVINTAMRMDETISGNPVAALRVPTSNRRQVQALDLTSWWAEMKRLGPIRRDLHLAMLLTGARRSSILQVKRSDVDLAKGIITFRHMKTGGQMMFPIGPKLAAVLEARLAADEPLGSPWLWPSATSKCGRIVEPKEQRKDLPSPHEYRHHARTLFIGSGAPYAESALLLGQRLPGASGGYVHAEHLVEHLRPHARALEDLVFAAAETANEK is encoded by the coding sequence ATGGCCGTGGTCAACCTTACGGAGGCGCGAATTCGCGACCTCCCTGCTGGATCAGGGATATGGCGCGATGAGCAGGTGAAAGGCCTGATGGTCGTTTGCCACAAGACGACCAAGACTTATGCGGTTCAAGGCGACGTCCGGCGCAACGGTCGGCACATCCGCACCGTTCGGGTGAAGATCGACCGTTGTGATCGCATCGGCCTGCGCGACGCCCGAGGCCGGGCGAAAGCCCTGATGAGCCAAATTCAGTCAGGCGTTGATCCGAGCGCCGGCCCGGACGAAACCGGCATTACGCTCAAACAAGCGCTGGATGCCCATCTGTCGGAAAAGACGTTCAGCCCGGCGACGTCGGAGAGCTACCGCTACCACGTCGACAAATACCTCGTGCGCTTCCGGAGCCGGGCCGTGACCGATATCTCCCGAGCGGAGGTGCGGGAAATCTATGACCAACTGAAGAAGCAGCGGGGCCAGACGACCGCGTCATGCGCCATGAGAACGCTACGCGCAGTGATCAATACCGCGATGCGGATGGACGAGACGATCAGCGGAAACCCGGTCGCGGCTCTGCGGGTGCCCACTTCGAACCGCAGGCAGGTACAGGCTCTGGACCTTACGTCTTGGTGGGCGGAAATGAAGAGACTGGGGCCTATCCGCCGGGACCTACATCTGGCCATGCTGCTGACAGGCGCTCGCCGCTCGTCAATCCTCCAGGTGAAGCGCTCCGACGTTGATTTGGCGAAAGGGATCATCACCTTCCGGCACATGAAGACCGGTGGGCAGATGATGTTCCCCATCGGGCCGAAGCTGGCCGCTGTCCTTGAGGCTCGTCTCGCTGCCGATGAGCCTCTGGGCAGCCCCTGGCTGTGGCCGTCAGCGACTAGCAAGTGCGGGCGCATTGTGGAGCCCAAGGAGCAACGCAAGGACCTGCCCAGCCCCCACGAATACCGCCACCACGCTCGAACGCTGTTCATCGGCAGCGGCGCGCCCTATGCCGAAAGCGCTCTGCTCCTCGGCCAGAGGCTTCCAGGGGCCTCTGGCGGCTACGTCCACGCTGAACACTTGGTCGAGCACTTGAGGCCGCACGCCCGCGCGCTGGAAGATCTCGTGTTCGCCGCGGCTGAGACGGCGAATGAGAAGTAA
- a CDS encoding DUF2971 domain-containing protein — MPNSWIDQFVECFSPTDGRHLNIEQAFILKHAKQPTSIFKFRAVTDYALANLSDDTVWLNSPSNYNDPFDCAAALSPSDLMKASLKDPHAPIPFDEIAARIGSDLLSEALSADNPLREIAHRLLSSDPKIDHTRIPEMIEAIEQSYIAVSAPYLSQTVSKIKDSLKICSFCATKEPILMWSHYANNHRGFCVEYATDDLHDMARRMLFPVIYSEKLFDSTPYHTAAMKDLESFNNLYPILQALYKAPEWAYEQEWRLVFAGGVIAEEMNYYIGSPKAVYLGARISDEDRDGVLAVCRQRRIPVSQMRLATDKFRLEATPRLL, encoded by the coding sequence ATGCCGAACAGCTGGATCGACCAATTTGTCGAGTGTTTTAGCCCAACAGATGGCCGCCACCTCAATATTGAGCAGGCCTTCATTCTGAAACATGCAAAACAACCGACATCGATATTCAAGTTCCGGGCGGTGACGGACTACGCTCTCGCCAATCTCTCGGATGATACTGTCTGGTTGAATTCTCCGTCCAACTACAACGACCCGTTTGATTGCGCTGCGGCTTTGTCTCCATCCGACCTGATGAAAGCCAGCCTGAAAGACCCGCACGCGCCTATCCCGTTTGATGAAATCGCAGCGCGGATTGGTTCCGATCTTCTCAGCGAAGCTTTATCGGCCGACAATCCCCTGCGAGAAATCGCACATAGGCTCCTCAGCTCGGACCCCAAGATCGACCACACCAGAATTCCCGAGATGATCGAGGCCATTGAGCAGTCTTATATCGCCGTTAGCGCTCCATACCTAAGTCAAACGGTTTCTAAAATTAAGGATAGCCTAAAAATATGTTCCTTTTGCGCCACGAAGGAGCCGATCTTGATGTGGAGTCACTATGCTAACAACCATCGAGGCTTTTGCGTAGAGTATGCGACGGACGATCTTCACGATATGGCACGTCGAATGCTATTTCCGGTCATATATAGTGAAAAATTGTTCGATTCGACCCCTTATCATACCGCAGCAATGAAGGACCTCGAGAGCTTCAACAATCTGTACCCAATACTTCAGGCGTTGTACAAGGCTCCGGAGTGGGCTTATGAGCAAGAGTGGAGGTTGGTTTTTGCTGGTGGGGTTATTGCTGAAGAGATGAACTATTACATTGGAAGTCCCAAAGCGGTGTACTTGGGTGCGCGCATCAGCGATGAAGACCGGGACGGCGTGCTGGCTGTCTGCCGCCAGAGGCGAATCCCAGTCTCACAGATGAGGTTAGCCACCGACAAATTTCGGCTCGAGGCTACTCCCCGCCTTCTTTGA